The Bacteroidota bacterium genomic interval TTGAAAAACCAATAAAGCCAAGAGTGTTACCAGTAATAAAGGGCCTGATTCCCCAACTCTTTTTCAATTTCCAATAGGCGATTATATTTGGCGATTCTTTCACTACGACTGACTGATCCGGTTTTTATATGACCGCCATCCATAGCTACCGCAAAATCAGCTAAAAAAGTATCTTCAGTTTCACCCGAGCGATGAGAC includes:
- a CDS encoding phosphopyruvate hydratase — encoded protein: DDIFVTNTEYIKRGIAEKAANSVLIKLNQIGTVTETIDAIRMCREAGWRYFLSHRSGETEDTFLADFAVAMDGGHIKTGSVSRSERIAKYNRLLEIEKELGNQALYYW